In the Helicoverpa armigera isolate CAAS_96S chromosome 15, ASM3070526v1, whole genome shotgun sequence genome, one interval contains:
- the LOC135117900 gene encoding uncharacterized protein LOC135117900, whose translation MKTCAVCNVRFNDGVQCGSCKKHLDFECANISEAGWRKLGATRMAQWKCLACKTSSPAVPTSDQASLETILSEIRDMKRQLINLPTLIDDIKVIKEELSDLKSTCEGTSGKLEEFDLRIAEVENKVSEIDKMQETINDLQTELSRAKFEIASFDQRSRLNNIEIKGVPIKKGENLFSIIDAIGRKVNYSCPKTLINYVSRVPIFNSNEKLIVVGFLNRYVKEDFIAAARAVKDLCTTDIGFQGTSRRVFVNDHLSVEYKKLLSKTKTIAKEKNYEFIWVKHGKIHVLKNTNSKVLIVRKESDLNKIA comes from the coding sequence ATGAAAACGTGTGCAGTGTGTAATGTGAGATTCAACGATGGCGTTCAATGTGGAAGCTGTAAAAAACACCTGGATTTTGAATGTGCAAATATATCCGAAGCTGGATGGAGAAAGCTGGGTGCTACAAGGATGGCACAGTGGAAGTGCTTAGCCTGTAAAACTTCGTCTCCAGCCGTACCAACTTCTGATCAAGCTTCCCTTGAAACCATCCTCAGTGAGATACGGGATATGAAACGCCAACTGATTAATTTGCCGACACTAATCGATGACATCAAGGTTATTAAGGAGGAGCTATCCGATCTGAAGTCGACATGTGAGGGAACCAGTGGCAAACTTGAAGAATTCGATTTAAGAATTGCTGAAGTCGAAAATAAAGTCTCAGAGATTGACAAGATGCAAGAGACTATTAATGATCTTCAAACAGAATTATCCAGAGCTAAGTTCGAAATTGCATCATTTGACCAGCGCTCCCGGTTAAATAATATCGAAATTAAGGGTGTTCCTATAAAGAAAGGTGAAAATTTATTCTCGATTATTGATGCGATTGGCCGGAAAGTGAACTATAGTTGCCCCAAAACCCTGATTAATTACGTCTCGAGGGTGCCCATTTTCAATTCAAACGAAAAACTTATTGTCGTGGGCTTCTTGAACAGATACGTCAAGGAGGACTTTATAGCGGCCGCAAGAGCAGTAAAGGACCTGTGCACAACCGACATTGGATTTCAAGGCACATCTCGGCGCGTATTTGTCAATGATCATCTTAGTGTAGAATATAAGAAGCTACTGAGTAAAACCAAAACTATTGCCAAAGAAAAAAACTACGAATTTATTTGGGTGAAACATGGTAAAATTCACGTACTCAAAAACACCAATTCAAAGGTTTTAATAGTAAGGAAAGAATctgatttaaacaaaattgcttaa